A single region of the Epinephelus fuscoguttatus linkage group LG14, E.fuscoguttatus.final_Chr_v1 genome encodes:
- the LOC125901395 gene encoding piggyBac transposable element-derived protein 3, whose protein sequence is MYWSKALRFTAITDRFTRDRFFRLRRSLKVLIDDDVPEDLRESDKFWKVRPFLDRILQGCRSQTRPECVSIDEQMIPFTGACPCRQYLPMKPNPVGIKNFVCATADGIVLDFDLYQGTGALLEQVAEPEGLGLGSLVMARLCQTLHRGTKVYCDRFFTSIQGVEQMMKKELYVTGTVMKNRVAAAVQKLLTDKTMKNAGRGTSSEVSTEDGKLCVVKWYDNKPVLMMSVVHGTQQDTCQRWDKKLKQYVSVSRPCIVREYNLKMGGVDLVDRMISYYRMSARTKKWTMRMLMHFTDLALANSWILYRKDLTTCGAPKKSVMQFLEFRMEVARTVLAQHHSQESDADLSEVSEEEDNPKQGKKRPVPTVPHVSVRRRANAHLPEMISLKNAARCRAAGCTGRTRVRCVTCKVFLCLQTDRNCYTAFHT, encoded by the coding sequence ATGTACTGGTCCAAAGCACTGAGATTCACTGCCATCACTGACAGATTCACACGCGACAGATTCTTCAGACTGAGGCGATCATTAAAAGTGCTAATTGATGATGACGTGCCAGAAGACCTGAGGGAGAGTGACAAATTCTGGAAGGTGAGGCCTTTTCTGGATCGGATTCTACAAGGCTGCAGGTCTCAGACTCGACCTGAATGCGTATCGATCGATGAGCAGATGATTCCTTTCACAGGAGCATGTCCATGTAGACAGTATCTCCCAATGAAGCCAAACCCAGTTGGCATAAAGAACTTTGTTTGTGCTACAGCAGATGGCATTGTGCTGGACTTTGATCTGTATCAAGGTACAGGTGCACTGCTTGAGCAGGTTGCAGAACCAGAGGGTCTGGGTTTGGGAAGCCTAGTCATGGCTCGTCTGTGTCAAACTCTGCATCGTGGCACAAAAGTGTATTGTGACCGGTTCTTCACAAGCATCCAAGGTGTGGAACAAATGATGAAGAAGGAGCTGTACGTGACTGGTACAGTAATGAAGAACCGGGTTGCTGCAGCAGTGCAGAAGTTACTCACtgacaaaaccatgaaaaatgcAGGAAGAGGTACCTCATCAGAAGTTTCCACTGAAGATGGAAAGTTGTGTGTAGTGAAGTGGTATGACAACAAACCAGTACTGATGATGTCTGTTGTTCATGGTACACAGCAAGACACCTGCCAGCGCTGGgacaaaaaactgaaacaatatGTGTCTGTCTCGCGACCATGCATTGTCCGTGAGTACAACCTCAAGATGGGTGGAGTTGACTTGGTTGACAGGATGATCAGTTACTATCGCATGAGTGCTCGTACTAAGAAGTGGACAATGCGGATGCTAATGCACTTCACAGATCTGGCATTAGCCAACAGCTGGATTCTCTACCGCAAAGACCTCACAACTTGTGGTGCACCAAAGAAGAGCGTGATGCAGTTCCTTGAGTTCCGTATGGAAGTGGCTAGGACCGTCTTGGCCCAGCATCACAGCCAAGAAAGCGATGCAGACCTTTCAGAAGTGTCAGAGGAAGAAGACAATCCAAAACAAGGGAAAAAACGTCCAGTGCCAACAGTGCCCCATGTCTCAGTCCGCAGGAGGGCTAATGCACATCTCCCAGAAATGATCAGCCTGAAGAATGCAGCACGCTGCAGAGCAGCAGGCTGCACTGGGAGAACCCGAGTGCGTTGTGTGACCTGCAAGGTCTTCTTATGCTTGCAAACCGATCGCAACTGTTACACAGCCTTCCACACATAG